One Candidatus Aquicultor sp. genomic window, GCAAGAGCTTAGATGGGACGAATACTGATAATACCGAGGCAAGCCGGAAGAGTCTCTACAAAATCGGCGGTGCTGTTGCCCTGGTAGCCGTACTGCTATACGTGGTGGATGTCATCCTTACTTTCGGTGGGGAGCCCATCCGTTACGGTAGTCAAACGGCAGTCGATTGGTTAGGGCGCTTGCAGAGCAACCTGTTCCTCGGGCTCCGCGACCTTGGACTCTTCAATGTTATTTCCTTGACCGTTGGAATCCCCTTATATCTAGCTCTCTATGCAACGCATCGGAGGGCGCATAAAGTCTATGCAGGTCTTGCATTGATCCTTTACTTAGCCGGTACGGCAATCTATGCCTCGGTTAATGCGGCGATTCTCATGTTTGCACTGAGCGGCAAATACATGGCGGCTACAACAGACGCACAAAGAACTCTGCTAGCCGCAGCGGGGGAGGCGATACTTGCCGGGGCGAAGACTTTACGCCCGGTATTTTCATAGGCTTCGCTCTCACGGAAATCGCAGCTTTGATGATCGCTTTTGTTATGCTGCGCGGCGGAGTATTCAGCAAGGCGACTGCCTATACGGAAATTGTAGCATTTACGCTCCTGACCATCTTTACAATATGGGCGACCTTTGTTCCGGCTATGAGGAGGATAATATGGCTAATAGTGACGTTTCCGGCGGTGTTTCCAGCAGTGCCTATGGTCTGGCTTTTATTGGAGCACTTGTCTATTACATCCAACATGCGACATCGTTCTGGATTGGGGTACTGGGTTTTCTCAAAGCCCTTGTTTGGCCCGCAATCCTGGTCTATAAGCTGCTAGAGTTCTTAAAAATGTAGACGCTTTGCTAGCTTCCACCTCGATATTTTTATGAAATCTTTACGCATCCGCACCTCTTCTTAACGGCAATTTGACGCTATGCTGCGGTAAATTACTAGCAGAAGACAGGGCGTCTTGCTACTGGATATTCATAGCCAGAACAACGCTGCAGTAGCAAAGATGTACAACCAGTTGAGGTGCGGTTAAATGGAAAACACGATAATTACCGACGTGCTGTGGGTTTTAGTTGTGCTCTGCGCGCTTTTAATTGTAAGGCAGTATCTATCCACGTGGCATAAAGGTTAGGTAAAATCTTTACGATATCTTTACGCTAATCCCGCTAATCTTAATGACTTCTTAACACCAACGAGCGATAAGCTATTTGAATCTGATATTTGTCAAAATACGAGCATGTGATCAGAGATTTGCTTCTGATATCACATAAGCAGGAGTCACGTAAGAAGCTGTGTCTGTTCAAACTCTAAAGCGAACGCTGCTCGGCCAGCCGATTGCCAACGAGCGCGCTCACGAAGAAAGACTCATAAAAACACTTGCGCTAGCAGTATTTTCATCTGACGCTATGTCATCCGTAGCGTATGCAACGGAAGAAATCCTTATTGTTCTGGTTCTTGCCGGCGCCGGCGCATTGTACCTGTCGCTGCCGATAGCTATGGCGATAATTGCGCTCTTGGCTATCCTGGCCGTATCCTACCGGCAAATCATTGAAGCGTACCCGGCCGGCGGGGGATCCTACATTGTCGCCAGCGATAATCTTGGACACAAGATCGGGCTGGTTGCGGGTTCGTCCCTCTTGATAGATTACGTTCTGACTGTGGCGGTTAGTATTGCATCCGGGGTTGCCGCCATCACATCGGCAATCCCGCTTCTCTATAACTATAGGGTTGAGCTTTGCGTTGTCTTCATCCTTTTGACCATGTTGGCGAATCTACGCGGAATCCGTGAATCAGGAAAAATATTCGCAATACCCACGTATTCGTTCGTTTTCGGGCTCGCCTTGTTAATCGGGGTTGGATTCTTCAGGCACTATACCGGGCATACATTTACCTCCGGCGACCCAATCGAGGCATCGATGCTTCAGCCCATTACGATATTTCTCGTTCTAAGAGCGTTCTCGTCCGGCTGTTCGGCGCTAACCGGTGTCGAAGCCATCAGCGATGGTGTACCGGCGTTTAAGAAACCCGAAACCAAGAACGCCCGAACGACGCTTTTACTGATGGCCATCATACTCGGCATAACCTTCTTCGGCATAACGGAACTCGCCCGCATCTATAATATCGTGCCGAGTGCGACCGAAACCGTGCTTTCACAGCTTGCCCGCGGTGTATTCGGAACATCCGCCGTATACTATTTCATACAGGCGGCGACGGCATTGATTCTTGTTGTAGCGGCCAATACCAGTTTCTCCGACTTTCCGCGGGTGTCTTACTTTATGGCGCGCGATGGTTTTATGCCTCGGCAGCTTGCCAACAAGGGTGATAAGCTGGCGTTCTCGAACGGTATCATAATGCTGGCGTTATTCTCCATAATTCTCGTCATCGGGTTCAGCGGTAACACCAGCAAGC contains:
- a CDS encoding APC family permease, which translates into the protein MSVQTLKRTLLGQPIANERAHEERLIKTLALAVFSSDAMSSVAYATEEILIVLVLAGAGALYLSLPIAMAIIALLAILAVSYRQIIEAYPAGGGSYIVASDNLGHKIGLVAGSSLLIDYVLTVAVSIASGVAAITSAIPLLYNYRVELCVVFILLTMLANLRGIRESGKIFAIPTYSFVFGLALLIGVGFFRHYTGHTFTSGDPIEASMLQPITIFLVLRAFSSGCSALTGVEAISDGVPAFKKPETKNARTTLLLMAIILGITFFGITELARIYNIVPSATETVLSQLARGVFGTSAVYYFIQAATALILVVAANTSFSDFPRVSYFMARDGFMPRQLANKGDKLAFSNGIIMLALFSIILVIGFSGNTSKLIPLYAIGVFMSFTLSQSAMVRRWFRVRGKGWIKKAIINGLGALTTFTVLMVVAITKFALGAWIVIAVIPILITIFLRIKKHYNKVAQSLTLCNLKPPKPGKNWVLMCIGGVHCGTLEALRYAKMISSGNSVNVIYVNTQGEVPTNILEKWETFGFSTPLEVLESPYRDIITPIINRVREIHNANPDDFITIVVPEFVVSKWWEQLLHNQTAFILRTRLMLQPKVIISSVPYQLS